From one Anopheles bellator chromosome 1, idAnoBellAS_SP24_06.2, whole genome shotgun sequence genomic stretch:
- the LOC131206010 gene encoding elongator complex protein 4: MSGFVKRRRAVNIKGVRLSVHSGQSVTSSGNPSLDHIFGGGFPLGSVIGLEEDKYGNYARVLAKYFLAEGIVNDHSVLIGTMEEDPEQMMRKLPTPIEDKSHATKQGPPSAEGMRIAFRYNQLTPVDSEQKSSQSLGHFFDLTKAMDPSTLAGKDISYWSGDEPMQEDDCATGPFAIPHFTSLLSYIHRKARQPQFALNDSEDVAKNVLRICLHSVGSPLWYARSFAKELIHFLTILKSIVRNSLSVCFITVPFHLFRHLDDNHLCTKVTNLFDYSFGLEAFTGQTEEQANPLFKEYHGLLNITKITALNALAPFTPETRDLAFKLKRSKFVIEKLHLPPDLAADDSQTQNLVPTMSCSGGGVRNKLDF; the protein is encoded by the exons ATGTCTGGTTTTGTTAAGCGCCGCCGTGCCGTTAACATTAAAGGCGTACGCCTTTCTGTTCATAGTGGCCAATCAGTTACATCTTCCGGAAATCCATCGTTGGATCACATTTTTGGAGGCGGTTTCCCGCTTGGCTCGGTCATAGGACTCG AAGAAGATAAGTACGGTAACTATGCACGGGTACTGGCAAAATACTTCCTCGCGGAGGGAATAGTCAACGATCACAGCGTATTGATCGGTACGATGGAAGAAGATCCGGAACAGATG ATGCGGAAACTACCAACACCGATCGAAGACAaaagccacgccacgaaacAGGGCCCACCGTCGGCAGAAGGTATGCGGATCGCGTTCCGGTACAATCAACTGACACCGGTTGATTCGGAGCAAAAGTCGTCCCAATCGCTGGGACATTTTTTTGATTTAACGAAGGCCATGGATCCATCGACACTGGCCGGAAAGGATATCAGCTACTGGAGTGGAGATGAGCCAATGCAGGAAGACGACTGTGCTACTGGTCCATTTGCTATCCCACATTTTACGTCGCTGCTTTCGTATATTCATCGCAAAGCGCGACAGCCACAATTTGCACTGAACGATTCGGAAGATGTTGCCAAGAACGTGCTTAGAATTTGTCTTCACTCGGTCGGATCGCCTCTGTGGTACGCTCGAAGTTTTGCCAAAGAGCTCATACACTTTCTGACCATTTTaaagtcgatcgttcgaaactCACTGTCGGTGTGCTTCATTACGGTGCCTTTCCATCTGTTCCGCCATCTGGATGATAATCATCTGTGCACAAAAGTGACGAATCTTTTCGACTATTCGTTCGGCTTGGAAGCTTTCACCGGCCAGACGGAAGAGCAGGCAAACCCGTTGTTTAAGGAATATCACGGGCTTCTCAACATTACAAAAATCACGGCGCTGAACGCACTGGCCCCCTTCACGCCAGAGACACGTGATTTGGCCTTTAAACTGAAGCGTAGCAAATTTGTAATCGAGAAGCTCCACTTGCCACCGGATTTGGCAGCAGATGATAGCCAAACTCAGAACCTAGTGCCTACGATGAGCTGCTCCGGCGGAGGTGTAAGGAATAAGCTGGACTTTTGA
- the LOC131206020 gene encoding transcription factor MafK isoform X1, producing MPQEIKRERKTTQSMMRPKSIHWNEAPLSPCPIPDISDDELVSITVRDLNRTLKMRGLTREEIVRMKQRRRTLKNRGYAASCRIKRIEQKDELETEKTQEWRDMETMHDETGRLQEEVDSLRNKYEALRKFAISKKIPLPPELDVL from the exons ATGCCACAAGAAATTAAAagagaacggaaaacaacGCAG TCAATGATGCGCCCGAAATCAATTCACTGGAATGAA GCTCCCCTTTCTCCGTGCCCGATTCCGGACATCAGCGACGATGAGCTGGTTTCGATCACGGTACGAGACCTGAATCGTACCCTCAAGATGCGAGGCTTGACGCGCGAGGAGATTGTGCGCATGAAACAGCGTCGCCGCACCCTGAAAAACCGCGGCTACGCGGCCAGTTGCCGCATAAAGCGCATAGAGCAGAAGGACGAGCTGGAGACGGAAAAGACACAGGAGTGGCGCGATATGGAAACCATGCATGACGAAACGGGACGGTTGCAGGAGGAAGTAGATTCGCTGCGCAACAAATACGAGGCACTACGGAAGTTTGCaatttcgaaaaaaattcCTCTACCACCGGAACTAGATGTATTGTAA
- the LOC131215182 gene encoding uncharacterized protein LOC131215182 gives MNLDPLLSAVQQYRRTEHYLLHQCFPLLETKLNAAENEISRWQQRAFTAESKIKYLEQQLSEREKQTDDTKTISNVQHQVMMKTGAVMGEVIWKSFKNHTTVKMLVEAEETMNKYCALSQGIVESFLGSYDGVIPPQKSLEHVFIISVLGALTNLAAFDEGRSFLAKGQPGLVLLTKLLQEQEHWSIAPGRYLKRMTLTFAYNFSLVDNVAYFILSEEKLLTAVLKCVRPDDPSDVVGAAVAIIYRLLMVSMAAGIPSALPEKIPIQLVKSMTTSSDVKLVEISNNLICLMESGFASR, from the exons ATGAATTTGGATCCTCTTCTAAGTGCTGTGCAGCAGTACCGACGCACGGAACACTATCTTCTTCATCAGTGTTTCCCTTTACTGGAAACGA AATTGAATGCTGCGGAAAATGAAATCTCACGCTGGCAACAACGGGCCTTCACCGCAGAAAGCAAGATTAAGTACCTGGAGCAGCAGctaagcgagagagaaaagcaaacCGATGACACTAAAAC TATTAGCAATGTCCAGCATCAAGTTATGATGAAAACTGGCGCCGTGATGGGAGAAGTGATATGGAAATCGTTCAAAAACCACACCACCGTTAAAATGCTGGTAGAGGCTGAGGAAACGATGAACAAATACTGTGCCCTCTCGCAGGGCATCGTTGAATCATTTTTAGGCTCGTACGACGGTGTCATTCCTCCCCAGAAATCTTTGGAACACGTGTTCATCATATCCGTGCTGGGGGCACTGACGAACCTGGCCGCTTTCGACGAGGGACGCTCGTTCCTGGCCAAAGGGCAGCCGGGGCTGGTGCTTCTAACGAAACTGTTGCAAGAACAGGAACATTGGAGCATTGCCCCTGGACGGTACCTGAAGCGGATGACGTTAACTTTTGCCTACAACTTCTCGCTGGTTGACAACGTGGCCTACTTCATACTGAGCGAAGAGAAACTGCTGACCGCGGTGCTGAAGTGCGTTCGACCGGACGATCCAAGTGATGTGGTCGGTGCTGCTGTGGCCATTATTTATCGTTTGCTGATGGTATCGATGGCAGCAGGCATTCCCTCGGCGTTGCCGGAAAAG ATACCAATTCAGTTGGTAAAATCTATGACCACATCTTCCGATGTGAAACTTGTAGAAATATCAAACAATCTCATTTGTCTTATGGAATCAGGTTTCGCTTCCCGTTGA
- the LOC131215183 gene encoding glutathione S-transferase codes for MPDYKVYYFNVKALGEPLRFLLSYGNLPFDDVRITREEWPALKPTMPMGQMPVLEVDGKKVHQSVAMSRYLAKQVGLAGADDWENLMIDTVVDTVNDFRLKIAVVSYEPDDDIKEKKLVTLNNEVIPFYLEKLDDIARENDGHLANSKLSWADIYFTAILDYLGYMTKSDLIANHPNLQRVVDNVTSIESIRNWIDKRPKTEISMPMGQMPVLEVDGKRVHQSLAMCRYVAKQANLAGDNPLEALQIDAIVDTINDFRLKIAIVAYEPDDMVKEKKMITLNNEVIPFYLTKLNVIAKENNGHLVLGKPTWADVYFAGILDYLNYLTKTNLLENFPNLQEVVNKVLDNENVKAYIAKRPITEV; via the exons ATGCCGGATTACAAGGTGTATTACTTCAATGTGAAGGCTTTGGGTGAACCGCTGCGGTTCTTGCTGTCGTACGGCAATCTTCCATTCGACGACGTGAGGATCACCCGCGAAGAATGGCCAGCACTCAAACCGA CCATGCCGATGGGTCAGATGCCGGTGCTCGAGGTTGACGGCAAAAAAGTCCACCAGTCGGTCGCAATGTCCCGCTACCTGGCCAAACAAGTCGGTTTGGCTGGTGCCGACGATTGGGAGAACTTGATGATCGACACCGTGGTCGATACTGTGAACGATTTCCGTCTAA AAATTGCCGTTGTGTCGTACGAACCGGACGATGATATCAAGGAAAAGAAGTTGGTAACGTTGAACAACGAGGTCATTCCATTCTATCTGGAGAAGCTCGATGATATTGCTCGTGAAAACGATGGACACCTGGCCAATTCTAAA ttGAGCTGGGCCGACATTTACTTCACCGCAATTCTGGACTATCTGGGCTACATGACTAAGTCCGATCTGATCGCAAATCATCCGAATCTGCAGAGAGTTGTCGACAACGTAACTTCGATCGAATCTATCCGCAACTGGATCGACAAACGACCAAAGACTGAAATCT CCATGCCCATGGGCCAGATGCCAGTGCTGGAGGTCGACGGCAAACGCGTTCACCAATCGCTGGCCATGTGTCGCTATGTGGCCAAGCAGGCCAATCTGGCCGGAGACAATCCGCTAGAAGCGCTGCAAATCGATGCCATCGTCGACACGATCAATGATTTCCGCCTAA AAATCGCCATTGTTGCGTACGAACCGGACGACATGGtgaaggagaagaaaatgatcACTCTCAACAATGAAGTGATTCCGTTCTATCTGACCAAGCTGAACGTGATCGCCAAAGAGAACAATGGACATTTGGTGCTCGGCAAGCCGACTTGGGCAGATGTTTACTTTGCAGGCATTCTGGACTATCTGAATTACCTTACCAAGACCAATTTGCTGGAGAATTTCCCGAACCTACAGGAAGTGGTCAACAAGGTGCTGGACAACGAAAACGTTAAGGCATACATTGCCAAAAGACCCATCACTGAAGTCTAG
- the LOC131216344 gene encoding enoyl-CoA hydratase domain-containing protein 3, mitochondrial, translating to MMVSSRNLPNILCRIGLSFRKLSTFTHHNGVGTVLLDNEKTRNSLSLDMMDSILRNIVKNQHQPDLRCIVLAAKGRVFSAGHNLKELTPEHGSDAHLQVFRKCSELIAHIRSAPIPIIAKVDGLAAAAGCQLVASCDIAVCSDISTFSTPGASFGIFCSTPGIAVVRAVPRMKASHMLLTGLPIDAAEALGAGLVSKVVPQEHLDEEVENICKAIGSKSRSVIELGKRFFYEQLSLDVNVAYMRGEQVMVDNLATKDGREGIRSFVEKRKPKWSHES from the exons ATGATGGTCTCAAGCAGAAATCTTCCC AACATATTGTGCCGGATAGGCTTATCATTCCGCAAGTTGTCCACATTTACACACCACAATGGGGTTGGCACAGTGCTGTTGGACAACGAGAAAACACGGAACTCCCTTTCGCTGGACATGATGGACAGCATTTTGCGAAACATTGTtaaaaatcaacatcaacccGATTTGCGGTGCATTGTGCTAGCAGCCAAGGGACGCGTTTTTTCCGCCGGCCACAACCTGAAAGAGCTGACTCCGGAACATGGTTCGGATGCTCATTTGCAGGTGTTTCGCAAGTGCTCTGAATTAATCGCCCACATACGATCGGCCCCTATTCCGATCATCGCCAAGGTTGATGGtttggccgccgctgccgggtgCCAGCTCGTGGCATCGTGTGATATCGCCGTGTGCAGCGATATTAGCACCTTTTCCACACCGGG GGCAAGCTTCGGTATTTTCTGCTCAACGCCGGGAATTGCTGTGGTACGTGCCGTGCCACGTATGAAAGCCTCGCATATGCTGCTGACGGGGCTCCCAATCGACGCCGCGGAAGCGCTTGGTGCGGGACTTGTTAGCAAAGTGGTGCCGCAAGAGCATTTGGACGAAGAGGTCGAAAACATTTGCAAAGCTATCGGATCGAAAAGCCGATCGGTTATTGAGCTCGGTAAAAGGTTTTTCTACGAGCAATTGTCGCTGGATGTTAACGTAGCCTATATGCGGGGCGAGCAGGTAATGGTAGATAATTTGGCCACCAAAGACGGCCGAGAGGGAATTAGaagttttgttgaaaaacgaaaacccaaATGGTCGCATGAAAGCTAG
- the LOC131216749 gene encoding CD151 antigen, translating into MKLGSVFNHKFVLGSCNFIFMLCGITLLSTGFYLFTDSPRILLSRLLISDRTPLSELEQPLFYYVAFGLTTAGLVAIIASLLGCWATCMNTYCVLTMYFLIILSLLIAEFGVCLMITAWPQCLGLNLNETAMVKALQGSYGVPGHEQFTAAMDLAQTIFECCAINTSINYDTSLWKLQSLGKKELTVPLTCCKLENRFEFSAYLDPIPINSTLCQALQAHDYEKSRHLDGCLHKIEVWYREQYFLFLCAGLIVAVVEFCVLLSIILSCTKLPRKRSLPVRANPLPAIPIPGLPTNRRVLDNIYEHDLPTPIPVTTLRQSYIQPKEYTKHRQDLPFNSNTHYYQISKSYLV; encoded by the exons ATGAAGTTGGGCAGCGTGTTTAACCACAAGTTTGTTCTGGGCAGCTGtaacttcatttttatg CTCTGTGGCATTACTTTACTCTCCACGGGATTCTACTTGTTCACTGACTCTCCCCGAATCCTACTGTCCCGCTTGCTGATATCGGATCGCACACCGCTATCGGAACTAGAACAACCGCTGTTCTACTATGTGGCTTTTGGGCTCACTACCGCAGGGCTCGTGGCCATCATTGCATCTCTGCTCGGATGTTGGGCGACATGTATGAATACTTACTGTGTGCTAACAATG TACTTTCTGATCATACTTTCTCTTCTGATCGCGGAgttcggtgtgtgtttgatgaTCACCGCGTGGCCCCAGTGTCTGGGCTTGAATCTGAACGAAACGGCAATGGTCAAAGCGCTGCAGGGAAGCTACGGGGTGCCGGGCCATGAGCAATTTACCGCCGCGATGGATCTGGCCCAAACGATCTTCGAATGCTGTGCCATCAATACGAGCATCAACTACGACACCTCTCTCTGGAAGCTTCAAAGTTTGGGCAAAAAAGAGCTTACGGTACCGCTGACCTGCTGCAAGCTGGAGAATCGTTTCGAGTTTTCGGCTTACCTTGACCCGATCCCGATCAATTCCACCCTCTGTCAAGCACTGCAAGCACACGATTATGAAAAGAGTCGACATTTAGAT GGATGCCTGCATAAGATCGAGGTGTGGTACAGGGAACAGTACTTCCTTTTCCTGTGCGCCGGGCTGATCGTGGCGGTGGTTGAGTTTTGCGTACTGCTCAGCATAATTCTGAGTTGCACTAAACTGCCGCGAAAAAGGTCTCTGCCGGTCCGAGCGAATCCCTTGCCCGCcatcccgatcccgggattGCCAACGAACCGGCGGGTGCTGGACAATATCTACGAGCACGACCTGCCGACACCGATCCCGGTGACTACGCTCCGGCAGTCGTACATTCAACCAAAGGAATACACCAAACATCGACAAGATTTACCTTTTAACAGTAACACCCATTACTATCAGATATCCAAAAGCTACCTAGTTTAA
- the LOC131206438 gene encoding uncharacterized protein LOC131206438, translating to MTNASEGHWEPLAEIYLSHPSVKNKKKCIYCLCSRVFIKNCYDVYVSTLERGDSVSLISSMDPPAPAEHSISQTATTATVPAGADPVATEVAASGELEAHGDGDNAEPLDLDVLDRAEVDDVFIDEPLVKQLSFGRDGSRKMPAKWGDRDAGTVSDASCYFSASASHSDTNYCSTDEHEHVFYASGVQQGSTVPVAAASTSSTAIASSAMHSSDSGADLSERHNERKYSLNDQLLETGRTHYELTEDLRTGTGGRSSGASVSRNNSLPEAFGREDLHDAWESFWSKHGETIIWSSWIEKYSDYINPEYLEPGDQGQATGTNTPHDASEATPGPATEADKDFSFDNDAIVGGTEIVVSACSPHPYTKSAYPTNHWPMSGSGDAELLWSTHRAGSGDNESLLSPRCDSVTSSIPLTIGTTDSMTNVTRMTISSYDFCSSKVSSQSSQLSESLSSEVSNSHSSNSSDLLETEYLVGGGGRASSGAVVPPDEDAAMDGEQYWQILWQQHFQELYAKRYRRFMADHAHDVGGSEGNDSGECSAKYHKRKRNSNRGSGAMEKLPEMVAGLRLARNEGSSTEEPKDGNEEANRSSSKEAQAVEDLSSIMSSYGLPTVFGKQMPAPSGSGDDRPPSNDKPVTLKRCHESDNEETPKERLKAAFELMGYAFSDPTNDTESIINISGEVVYRKKHIRLANRVLKMKHYRPPKHTYFDDDGNELSVGGDKSDPAAPEALLHTSSDDEPANLGATAAARTNTIRSSSILEYTQLLVSAGREGESNVERGDVATAVSEDGSTVAATASSVAESEVATTMKKEKKKKRKTKFVASLPADIANDKSLLKYWYKRFSLFSLFDAGIRLDRESWFSVTPEKVAAHTAERCRSDLIVDAFCGCGGNSIQFAFTCQKVIAIDIDPRKIEMAKHNASVYGVTDRIEFITGDFLQMASRLRADVVFLSPPWGGPSYMKDEVYDLEQSLQPLPATELMRAAQQISKNVALYLPRNSNTQQLTMLAGPNGAVEIEQNFLDRKLIALTAYYGELINE from the coding sequence ATGACGAATGCTTCGGAGGGACACTGGGAACCGCTGGCAGAAATCTATCTGTCGCATCCGTCGGtgaaaaacaagaagaagTGCATCTACTGCCTGTGCAGCCGAGTGTTCATCAAGAACTGCTACGATGTTTACGTGTCCACTCTGGAGCGTGGCGATTCCGTTTCCCTGATATCCTCCATGGACCCACCAGCGCCGGCGGAGCACTCCATTTctcaaacagcaacaacggccacAGTACCAGCAGGAGCAGATCCAGTTGCCACCGAGGTAGCAGCTTCCGGTGAGCTGGAAGCGCATGGGGACGGAGATAACGCAGAACCCCTGGATCTGGATGTGCTGGATCGCGCCGAAGTGGACGATGTGTTCATCGACGAGCCGCTGGTGAAGCAGTTAAGTTTCGGTCGCGATGGCTCGCGGAAAATGCCCGCGAAGTGGGGCGATCGTGATGCGGGAACGGTCAGCGACGCGAGCTGCTACTTCAGCGCGAGTGCGAGTCATTCCGACACCAATTACTGCAGTACCGATGAGCACGAGCACGTATTTTATGCTTCCGGTGTGCAGCAAGGTAGTACAGTtccagttgctgctgctagcaCCTCCAGCACGGCCATCGCTTCATCCGCGATGCACTCAAGTGATAGTGGCGCCGATCTTTCCGAGCGGCACAATGAGCGGAAGTATTCGCTGAACGATCAACTACTGGAAACGGGTCGCACTCACTACGAACTGACCGAGGATCTACGCACTGGAACAGGGGGAAGATCATCGGGTGCCTCGGTATCGCGCAACAACAGTCTTCCGGAGGCGTTTGGGCGCGAAGATTTACACGATGCATGGGAATCGTTTTGGAGCAAACACGGTGAAACGATTATTTGGTCGTCGTGGATCGAGAAGTACAGTGATTACATTAATCCCGAGTATCTGGAACCGGGTGATCAGGGACAAGCGACCGGAACGAACACTCCACACGATGCAAGTGAAGCCACACCCGGGCCCGCGACGGAAGCGGACAAAGACTTCAGCTTCGACAACGATGCCATTGTCGGGGGCACGGAAATCGTCGTTTCGGCTTGTTCGCCCCATCCGTACACGAAGTCGGCCTACCCAACAAACCACTGGCCTATGAGCGGATCGGGCGACGCGGAACTTCTTTGGAGCACTCATCGCGCAGGAAGCGGTGATAACGAGTCCCTCCTAAGCCCGCGCTGCGATTCCGTCACCTCCAGCATACCGCTCACGATTGGTACGACCGATTCCATGACAAACGTAACGCGCATGACGATTTCGAGCTATGACTTCTGTAGCTCCAAAGTGAGCTCGCAAAGCTCGCAGTTGAGCGAAAGCCTCAGCTCGGAAGTATCGAATAGCCACAGTTCGAACAGTTCCGACTTGCTCGAAACAGAGTACCTGGTAGGAGGCGGAGGTCGTGCGTCCAGCGGTGCCGTAGTACCACCCGATGAAGATGCGGCAATGGACGGCGAACAGTACTGGCAGATACTATGGCAGCAACACTTTCAAGAACTGTACGCCAAGCGTTACCGCCGGTTCATGGCAGACCACGCACACGACGTTGGCGGCAGTGAAGGTAACGACAGCGGTGAATGTAGCGCCAAATATcataaacgcaaacgcaacagtAACCGGGGCAGTGGAGCAATGGAAAAGCTACCGGAAATGGTCGCCGGGTTGAGGTTAGCACGAAACGAAGGTTCCAGTACAGAAGAACCTAAGGACGGAAACGAGGAAGCGAATAGAAGCTCTTCCAAGGAGGCTCAAGCAGTGGAAGATCTGTCCTCGATAATGTCGTCATACGGATTGCCGACCGTTTTTGGCAAACAGATGCCGGCACCAAGCGGCAGTGGAGACGATCGTCCGCCGTCGAACGATAAGCCGGTCACGTTGAAGCGATGCCACGAGAGCGACAACGAAGAAACCCCCAAAGAGCGACTGAAGGCGGCATTCGAGTTGATGGGTTACGCGTTTTCCGATCCAACAAACGATACGGAATCGATCATCAACATTAGCGGGGAGGTTGTTTACCGGAAGAAGCATATTCGACTGGCAAATCGTGTGCTCAAAATGAAGCATTACCGACCTCCGAAGCACACGTacttcgacgacgatggtaaCGAGTTGTCGGTAGGTGGAGACAAATCGGACCCGGCCGCGCCCGAAGCCCTACTACACACCTCCTCCGATGATGAGCCAGCCAACCTGGGGGCCACGGCCGCTGCCCGGACAAACACAATCCGGTCGAGCTCGATTCTCGAGTACACTCAACTGCTGGTCAGTGCTGGAAGGGAGGGCGAATCGAACGTCGAACGCGGCGACGTTGCTACGGCGGTGTCAGAAGACGGttcgacggtggcagcaacggcttcgtcggtggccgagtCAGAAGTCGCTACCACCatgaagaaggaaaagaaaaagaagcgcaAAACCAAGTTCGTCGCCAGTCTGCCTGCCGACATTGCCAACGACAAGTCGCTGCTCAAGTATTGGTACAAgcgtttttcacttttctcactGTTTGACGCCGGCATTCGGCTCGATCGCGAGTCATGGTTTTCGGTGACTCCGGAGAAGGTGGCCGCCCACACGGCCGAACGATGTCGCTCGGATCTGATTGTCGATGCGTTCTGTGGTTGCGGTGGCAATTCGATCCAGTTTGCGTTCACCTGCCAAAAAGTCATCGCGATCGACATCGATCCACGCAAGATCGAAATGGCGAAACATAATGCCTCGGTGTACGGGGTGACCGATCGGATCGAGTTTATTACGGGCGATTTTCTGCAAATGGCGAGCCGTCTGCGAGCGGACGTCGTGTTCCTCTCGCCGCCGTGGGGCGGTCCCAGCTACATGAAGGACGAAGTGTACGATCTAGAGCAATCACTGCAGCCCCTTCCGGCGACTGAGTTGATGCGGGCGGCCCAGCAAATTAGCAAAAATGTGGCTCTGTACCTGCCGCGGAACTCCAACACACAGCAGCTGACGATGCTGGCCGGGCCGAACGGGGCGGTCGAGATCGAGCAAAACTTTCTTGATCGCAAACTCATCGCCCTGACCGCTTACTATGGCGAGCTGATCAACGAATAG
- the LOC131206020 gene encoding transcription factor MafK isoform X2, producing the protein MPQEIKRERKTTQAPLSPCPIPDISDDELVSITVRDLNRTLKMRGLTREEIVRMKQRRRTLKNRGYAASCRIKRIEQKDELETEKTQEWRDMETMHDETGRLQEEVDSLRNKYEALRKFAISKKIPLPPELDVL; encoded by the exons ATGCCACAAGAAATTAAAagagaacggaaaacaacGCAG GCTCCCCTTTCTCCGTGCCCGATTCCGGACATCAGCGACGATGAGCTGGTTTCGATCACGGTACGAGACCTGAATCGTACCCTCAAGATGCGAGGCTTGACGCGCGAGGAGATTGTGCGCATGAAACAGCGTCGCCGCACCCTGAAAAACCGCGGCTACGCGGCCAGTTGCCGCATAAAGCGCATAGAGCAGAAGGACGAGCTGGAGACGGAAAAGACACAGGAGTGGCGCGATATGGAAACCATGCATGACGAAACGGGACGGTTGCAGGAGGAAGTAGATTCGCTGCGCAACAAATACGAGGCACTACGGAAGTTTGCaatttcgaaaaaaattcCTCTACCACCGGAACTAGATGTATTGTAA